In Bacillus sp. BGMRC 2118, a genomic segment contains:
- a CDS encoding RidA family protein, giving the protein MENKITFIQSTQLAKVDYPYASTVPAGMNLLFLAGSCPLDLDGKVPYIDNYEKQAKLCVDNMKQVLKESGAALTNIVSTRVLVATQNQSDLVTVWRTIREEFGDYNVPSTLTGVTVLGYPNQLVEIEAVAAVETK; this is encoded by the coding sequence ATGGAAAATAAAATAACGTTTATTCAATCAACACAATTAGCTAAAGTGGATTATCCGTATGCAAGTACTGTACCAGCAGGAATGAATTTGTTATTTTTGGCAGGATCTTGTCCTCTTGATCTAGACGGTAAGGTGCCGTATATCGATAATTATGAGAAGCAGGCAAAGCTTTGTGTGGATAATATGAAGCAGGTGTTAAAAGAAAGTGGAGCAGCTCTTACAAATATTGTCTCTACGAGAGTGTTAGTGGCAACTCAAAACCAATCTGATTTGGTTACGGTTTGGAGAACGATACGTGAAGAATTCGGTGACTATAATGTTCCAAGTACGTTAACAGGGGTGACGGTGCTAGGGTATCCCAATCAATTGGTAGAAATTGAAGCGGTCGCTGCAGTAGAAACAAAATGA
- a CDS encoding guanylate kinase, translated as MYQLSEKEMIFIYTGPDGSGRKTLANMVSTTFDMETVPSFTTRSPRPYETNGKDYHFIKEETFLQMKEQDEFIESVYLHGHYYGIREIDIRRIFEKHKVIYLTLNIEGAQRLKDLYKDQVVRLFISASRDTVIERQQERGDDPVAIGNHMADYDKTIRYKKECEHSFENYDLPQVSFQISEVIESYLDRKLTVTDY; from the coding sequence ATGTACCAACTAAGCGAAAAGGAAATGATCTTCATTTACACAGGTCCAGACGGTTCTGGAAGAAAAACATTAGCGAATATGGTGTCCACTACCTTTGATATGGAGACTGTTCCTTCATTCACCACTCGTTCCCCGCGCCCTTATGAGACAAACGGAAAAGACTATCATTTTATTAAGGAAGAAACATTTCTTCAAATGAAAGAACAAGACGAATTTATTGAAAGTGTTTACTTACACGGTCACTATTACGGTATACGTGAAATCGACATCCGCAGAATCTTTGAGAAGCATAAAGTGATTTATTTAACGCTGAATATTGAAGGTGCACAGCGGTTGAAAGACCTGTACAAAGATCAAGTCGTCCGTCTATTCATCTCTGCAAGCCGTGACACCGTCATTGAAAGACAACAAGAACGTGGGGATGACCCAGTAGCAATTGGAAACCATATGGCTGATTATGACAAAACCATTCGTTACAAAAAAGAGTGTGAACACTCTTTTGAAAACTACGATTTGCCTCAAGTATCCTTCCAAATAAGTGAAGTTATAGAATCCTACTTAGATCGAAAATTAACCGTAACAGATTATTAA
- a CDS encoding DNA alkylation repair protein — protein MDFDKIMQELEALGTERTKKTYIRNGAQEPLFGVATGAMKPLAKKIKINQALAEQLYASGNYDAMYFAGIIADPKAMTHADFDRWMDDAYFFMLSDYVVAVTLAEADIAEDVADRWIASGDELRMSGGWSCYCWLLGNRKDIEFDAEKISGMLDHVLETIHDAPTRTKSAMNSFIYTVGISYVPLHEKAMEIAKAVGPVEIKKDGKKSSFLQASETIQKEVNRGKIGFKRKYVRC, from the coding sequence ATGGATTTTGACAAAATCATGCAGGAACTTGAAGCATTAGGAACAGAACGTACGAAAAAGACATATATCAGAAATGGTGCACAAGAACCGCTATTCGGTGTGGCAACAGGAGCAATGAAGCCATTAGCGAAGAAAATTAAGATAAACCAGGCTTTAGCCGAGCAATTATACGCATCAGGAAATTATGATGCGATGTATTTTGCCGGAATCATTGCAGATCCAAAGGCGATGACGCATGCTGACTTTGACCGCTGGATGGATGATGCGTACTTTTTCATGTTATCTGATTATGTGGTGGCTGTTACATTAGCAGAAGCAGATATTGCCGAGGATGTTGCCGATCGATGGATTGCAAGCGGAGATGAGCTTCGAATGTCAGGAGGATGGAGCTGTTATTGCTGGCTGCTTGGAAATCGAAAGGATATCGAATTCGATGCTGAGAAGATTAGCGGTATGCTGGACCATGTACTAGAGACGATTCATGATGCTCCAACTCGCACAAAATCAGCGATGAACAGTTTTATCTACACCGTTGGAATTTCGTATGTACCTCTTCATGAAAAGGCAATGGAGATTGCGAAAGCAGTGGGACCAGTTGAGATTAAGAAGGATGGTAAAAAGAGCAGTTTCCTGCAAGCATCTGAAACGATCCAAAAAGAAGTGAATCGAGGGAAAATTGGATTTAAACGTAAATATGTAAGGTGTTAA
- a CDS encoding TetR/AcrR family transcriptional regulator encodes MAIDRRQQIIDAATKSFSLFGYKATTMDQVAKLANVGKGTIYTFFKNKEELFDDIITTLLKDMKMVAEKAINKELSFNENANQVLFDLLEFRKSHQLTIKLFQEEREIGTQAVVEVVQRVEQAIIHYMKGIILEAIERGEIKQCNPEITAFVMLKLYVALIFDWEQSHKPLEKEEISQLFHLYFFNGLSN; translated from the coding sequence ATGGCAATTGATCGAAGGCAACAGATCATAGATGCAGCAACAAAATCCTTTTCTTTATTCGGATATAAAGCGACAACAATGGACCAGGTAGCAAAATTGGCCAATGTCGGCAAAGGTACAATCTACACGTTCTTCAAAAATAAAGAAGAGTTGTTTGATGATATTATTACCACGTTATTGAAGGATATGAAAATGGTTGCTGAAAAGGCAATAAATAAGGAGTTGTCCTTTAATGAAAATGCCAATCAGGTTCTATTTGATTTGCTGGAATTTCGAAAGTCACATCAGTTAACAATTAAGCTTTTTCAAGAAGAACGAGAAATAGGAACACAAGCTGTTGTTGAAGTAGTCCAGCGTGTAGAGCAGGCAATCATTCATTATATGAAAGGCATTATTCTAGAAGCCATTGAACGAGGCGAGATTAAACAGTGTAATCCAGAAATAACAGCCTTTGTTATGCTAAAGTTATATGTAGCCTTGATCTTTGACTGGGAACAGTCACATAAGCCGCTTGAGAAAGAAGAAATTTCACAGCTATTTCATTTATATTTCTTTAACGGATTATCCAACTAA
- a CDS encoding VOC family protein, with translation MINKIGKVTVYVEDQEQAKAFWINKLGFVVKSEQPMGPTMTWLEVGPSDDEFTTLVLYSKSAMQHQQPDKIAHPSILFSTKDIDASYEKMKQQDVKVGKLLKMPYGSMFTFYDQDGNEYLLREDK, from the coding sequence ATGATTAATAAGATTGGGAAAGTTACTGTATATGTAGAAGACCAAGAACAAGCGAAAGCGTTCTGGATCAATAAGCTTGGCTTTGTCGTTAAATCGGAACAACCAATGGGTCCTACTATGACATGGTTGGAAGTGGGACCTAGTGATGATGAATTCACAACATTGGTTTTATATTCGAAGTCAGCAATGCAGCATCAACAGCCTGATAAAATTGCTCATCCATCTATCCTCTTTAGTACGAAAGATATTGATGCGTCGTATGAAAAAATGAAACAACAGGATGTTAAGGTAGGAAAATTATTAAAAATGCCATACGGTTCAATGTTTACTTTTTATGATCAGGATGGTAATGAATATTTGCTTCGAGAAGATAAGTAG
- a CDS encoding glutamine--tRNA ligase/YqeY domain fusion protein translates to MEHNSSNFIRNIIVSDLESGKRTHVTTRFPPEPNGYLHIGHAKSIVINFDLADEFNGKTNLRFDDTNPVKEDIEFVNAIKEDIEWLGYEWDGLFFASDYFQEMYERAVLLIKKGKAYVDDLSADEIREYRGTLKEPGKESPYRNRSIEENLDLFDRMRKGEFANGEKVLRAKIDMSSPNINLRDPVIYRISHATHHNTGDAWCIYPMYAFAHPLEDAIEDVTHSICTTEFEDQRPLYNWIVEECEMTSTPQQIEFGRLNITNAVMSKRKLKQLVDEGIVDGWDDPRMPTISGLRRRGYTPEAIREFVRETGISKGSGFVDAQMLDHFVREDLKLKAPRTMGVLRPLKVVITNYPEGQVEMLEAEINPEVPEMGTRQIPFSREIYIEQDDFMEDPPKKYFRLFPGNEVRLKHAYFIKCEEVIKDEDGNVIEIHCTYDPETKSGSGFTGRKVKGTLHWVEATQAVPAEFRLYEPLLTDDSEEEVTEETEVEKTFLDQINPNSLEIINGFIEPNLKDIEPQTKLQFFRHGYFNVDPKHTTKDNIVFNLIVSLKSSFKL, encoded by the coding sequence GTGGAACATAATTCCTCCAATTTTATTCGAAATATTATCGTAAGCGATTTAGAGTCTGGTAAACGAACACATGTGACAACGCGTTTCCCCCCAGAGCCGAATGGATACTTACATATTGGTCATGCGAAATCGATTGTGATTAACTTTGATTTGGCAGATGAATTTAACGGGAAAACGAATCTTCGTTTTGATGATACAAACCCTGTAAAGGAAGATATTGAGTTTGTTAATGCAATCAAAGAGGATATTGAATGGCTTGGATATGAATGGGATGGTTTGTTTTTCGCATCTGATTACTTCCAAGAGATGTATGAACGAGCAGTTCTGTTAATTAAGAAGGGTAAAGCGTATGTGGATGATTTATCTGCAGATGAAATTCGTGAATACCGCGGGACATTGAAGGAGCCTGGGAAGGAAAGTCCTTACCGTAACCGTTCAATTGAAGAAAACTTGGACCTGTTTGACCGTATGCGTAAAGGTGAATTTGCCAACGGAGAAAAGGTGCTAAGAGCGAAAATTGATATGAGCTCTCCAAATATCAATTTACGTGATCCGGTCATCTACCGTATTTCTCATGCTACTCATCATAATACAGGGGATGCTTGGTGTATTTATCCGATGTATGCATTTGCTCATCCGTTAGAGGATGCGATTGAAGATGTTACACATTCAATCTGTACTACGGAGTTTGAAGATCAACGTCCACTGTACAATTGGATTGTAGAAGAGTGTGAAATGACGAGCACACCCCAACAAATTGAGTTTGGTCGCTTAAACATAACGAACGCTGTGATGAGTAAGCGTAAGCTGAAGCAGCTGGTGGATGAAGGAATTGTTGACGGCTGGGACGACCCACGTATGCCAACGATTTCCGGATTACGAAGAAGAGGGTACACACCGGAGGCAATTCGTGAATTCGTAAGGGAAACAGGTATTTCAAAAGGGTCTGGATTTGTAGATGCTCAAATGCTGGATCATTTCGTTCGTGAGGACTTGAAGCTTAAGGCTCCTCGTACCATGGGAGTATTACGTCCGTTAAAGGTTGTCATTACGAACTATCCTGAAGGACAAGTGGAAATGCTGGAAGCTGAAATCAATCCGGAAGTTCCTGAAATGGGTACAAGACAAATCCCGTTCTCAAGAGAAATTTACATTGAGCAGGACGATTTTATGGAAGATCCACCAAAGAAATACTTCCGTTTATTCCCTGGTAATGAAGTCCGCTTAAAGCATGCTTATTTCATCAAGTGTGAAGAAGTGATTAAGGACGAAGATGGAAATGTTATTGAAATTCACTGTACGTATGATCCGGAAACGAAGAGTGGTTCAGGCTTTACTGGTCGTAAAGTAAAAGGAACATTGCACTGGGTAGAAGCGACGCAAGCAGTACCTGCTGAATTCCGTTTATATGAGCCGTTGCTAACAGATGATAGTGAAGAAGAGGTAACAGAGGAAACAGAAGTAGAAAAGACATTCCTTGATCAAATTAATCCGAACTCTCTAGAAATCATTAATGGCTTTATTGAACCAAACTTAAAGGATATCGAACCACAAACGAAGCTGCAATTCTTTAGACATGGTTACTTTAATGTGGATCCGAAGCATACAACGAAGGACAACATTGTGTTTAACTTAATTGTCTCATTGAAGAGCTCGTTTAAATTATAA
- a CDS encoding DUF817 domain-containing protein, which produces MKRALIQLTRFGWEMALSCVFPVVIFASLAITQIVSLPFLPRYDWLLLFFLLMQWWMVKSGLETRDELKVITLFHLIGLALELFKVHMGSWSYPEDGYTKVLGVPLYSGFMYASVASFLCQAWRRLNVVLVKWPRFFVVVPLVSAIYLNFFTHHFWIDIRWWLSGFVLVVFWRSWVTYEVNGTRYKMPLALSFVLIGLFIWIAENIATFFGAWQYPNQSDTWNIVHLGKLSSWLLLVIVSFLIVATLKLVKEKLPQLESTSILPIKEPSIKKA; this is translated from the coding sequence ATGAAACGAGCATTAATACAACTCACTCGTTTTGGTTGGGAGATGGCACTGTCATGTGTGTTTCCAGTCGTTATTTTTGCGTCATTAGCCATAACACAAATCGTATCGTTACCTTTTCTTCCTAGATATGACTGGTTACTATTATTCTTTCTTCTCATGCAGTGGTGGATGGTTAAATCTGGGCTGGAAACAAGAGATGAGCTGAAAGTCATTACGCTGTTTCACCTTATTGGACTAGCGCTCGAATTGTTTAAAGTACATATGGGATCCTGGTCCTATCCGGAAGATGGTTACACGAAAGTTTTGGGTGTACCTTTGTATAGTGGATTTATGTATGCGAGTGTGGCAAGTTTTCTATGCCAAGCATGGAGAAGACTGAATGTTGTGCTTGTGAAATGGCCACGATTTTTTGTAGTGGTACCACTGGTGAGTGCTATTTATCTAAATTTTTTCACTCATCATTTTTGGATCGATATTCGATGGTGGTTATCTGGATTTGTATTAGTCGTTTTTTGGAGATCATGGGTCACATACGAAGTAAATGGGACTCGTTATAAAATGCCTCTTGCCCTTTCATTTGTTTTGATTGGACTATTTATTTGGATTGCTGAAAACATTGCCACGTTCTTTGGTGCCTGGCAGTACCCAAATCAATCGGATACTTGGAATATCGTTCATCTTGGAAAATTAAGCTCATGGCTATTACTTGTTATCGTTAGCTTTTTAATAGTTGCAACTTTAAAGCTAGTTAAGGAAAAATTGCCGCAACTTGAATCAACATCAATACTTCCCATAAAGGAACCTTCTATTAAGAAAGCCTAA
- a CDS encoding VOC family protein, with the protein MGRLVHFEIHVDDMERAKTFYGEIFGWTFQDWSEYAGMPYYGAVTGDESVPGINGALLKRQGPKPEPNQALNGFSCTLGVEDYDAIEAKILEKGGKVALPKYALPGMAWQGYYIDTEGNIFGIHQPDENAK; encoded by the coding sequence ATGGGTAGATTAGTACATTTTGAAATTCATGTGGATGACATGGAGCGAGCGAAGACATTTTATGGAGAGATTTTTGGGTGGACGTTTCAAGATTGGAGTGAGTATGCAGGCATGCCGTATTATGGAGCTGTGACTGGAGATGAAAGTGTCCCAGGTATTAATGGCGCATTGTTGAAACGTCAAGGTCCAAAACCAGAGCCTAATCAAGCGTTGAATGGCTTTTCTTGTACACTCGGTGTAGAAGATTATGATGCAATTGAAGCGAAAATCCTTGAAAAGGGAGGGAAAGTGGCGTTGCCAAAGTATGCCCTTCCAGGTATGGCATGGCAAGGATACTATATTGATACAGAAGGGAACATATTTGGCATTCATCAACCAGATGAAAATGCAAAGTAA
- a CDS encoding nuclear transport factor 2 family protein: protein MNSHTNKEKAIAFLQLVASGQVQDAYKSYINEDFRHHNPYFKGDRESLLLAMEESNVHSPDKVLEVKLAVQEKNIVTVFSHVKQKPEDIGGAVVHIFRFQDDKIVEMWDVGQQIPQESPNTNGMF, encoded by the coding sequence ATGAACTCACATACGAATAAAGAGAAGGCTATCGCCTTTTTACAGCTTGTTGCATCTGGGCAAGTCCAAGATGCATACAAGAGTTACATAAATGAAGACTTCCGTCACCATAATCCTTATTTTAAAGGAGATCGAGAATCTCTTTTACTGGCAATGGAGGAAAGTAATGTTCACAGTCCAGATAAAGTGCTGGAAGTGAAACTAGCTGTTCAAGAAAAAAACATCGTAACAGTGTTTTCCCACGTGAAGCAGAAACCCGAAGACATCGGCGGGGCCGTTGTACATATCTTCCGGTTCCAAGATGACAAAATTGTTGAAATGTGGGATGTAGGTCAACAAATTCCACAAGAATCCCCGAATACCAATGGAATGTTCTAG
- a CDS encoding sigma-70 family RNA polymerase sigma factor, with translation MKSYFMGMQFLPRFPTIKVPRNTWKRRAFWKETKLEQNKCSFQEVLDREEWVVHYCIKRLNIFKNKDEFYQEGLIALWEAYQRYDSTKGSTFRTFAYHTVRGKMLTCLRKSSKNDNNQATLTDELIEVTADPHIVPVLETETLSLYCEGLTHDQKKWVFLHFFEGRGQKEIANMEQVGHETVKSWRRYALQKIRKNIERLQLIE, from the coding sequence TTGAAATCCTACTTTATGGGAATGCAGTTCCTTCCGAGATTTCCTACTATAAAAGTACCGCGGAATACATGGAAAAGGCGCGCTTTTTGGAAGGAAACGAAGTTGGAACAAAACAAATGTTCTTTTCAAGAAGTTCTTGATCGAGAAGAATGGGTAGTTCACTATTGTATAAAGAGGTTGAACATTTTCAAAAATAAAGATGAATTCTACCAGGAAGGATTGATTGCCCTATGGGAAGCCTACCAACGATATGACTCGACTAAGGGTTCAACGTTTCGGACGTTTGCTTATCATACAGTAAGAGGGAAGATGTTGACGTGTTTGAGGAAATCATCGAAAAATGATAATAATCAGGCAACCTTAACAGATGAACTGATTGAAGTGACGGCAGATCCACATATCGTCCCTGTGTTGGAAACAGAGACCCTTTCCTTGTATTGTGAAGGGTTAACACATGATCAGAAAAAATGGGTGTTCCTTCATTTTTTTGAAGGAAGAGGACAAAAGGAAATTGCCAATATGGAGCAGGTAGGGCATGAAACGGTTAAATCCTGGAGACGTTATGCGTTGCAGAAGATAAGGAAAAACATTGAGCGGCTACAACTCATTGAATAA
- a CDS encoding DUF3995 domain-containing protein, with product MIKLVIGTTSLLFIMIGMLHMYWAFGGKWGVNSVLPTDDDRTQPVLQPRMGGTLFIGLLCFFASVLLFVQLDMITTIQSSPLSKWLCVAGGIVFLLRAIGEGKYVGFFKKIKHTTFAKQDTTLYSPLCVWISFTFLLASFF from the coding sequence TTGATAAAGTTAGTAATAGGAACTACGTCTTTACTATTTATCATGATCGGCATGTTACACATGTATTGGGCATTCGGTGGTAAATGGGGAGTAAATTCTGTTCTGCCAACTGATGATGATCGTACACAACCCGTTTTACAACCAAGAATGGGAGGTACACTCTTTATCGGATTGCTTTGCTTTTTTGCATCTGTACTTCTATTTGTTCAACTTGATATGATCACAACCATCCAATCCTCTCCTCTTTCAAAATGGCTTTGTGTAGCTGGGGGAATTGTCTTCTTGTTACGTGCCATAGGTGAAGGGAAATATGTAGGATTTTTCAAGAAAATTAAACATACAACATTTGCGAAACAAGATACAACACTTTATTCACCACTTTGTGTATGGATTAGTTTCACTTTTTTACTAGCATCCTTTTTCTGA
- a CDS encoding YhgE/Pip domain-containing protein has product MKGSSFKAEIKQILSNRKVLIPILAVAFVPVLYAGMFLWAFWNPYDMMSDLPVAIVNEDKGAESDGKQLQLGQDLVDNLTESNTFKFSSVSKEEGYSGLENQDYYILVEIPENFSSNATTLLDDKPEKLQIKYVPNEGSNFLSGQIGETAMKEIRAEISKKIISTYAETMFENVTDMADGLEQASDGAGQLNDGAIVLSNGTKALKENLELLASKSIEFNEGMTEATKGSADLSTGTDAVKKGLGEIDSKLPALVQGTQDATDGIQQMKVQLPKQIAESMSKRLSGSVNQLNAGVDQFQTKLGDGLSTGLTEGISSGLSEQLATQLIAQETAKMQSLAQTLLQNGVPDATVQQIMSEMGQTAPTKDQLQKQLQQQLMTNLQPQIQQGIDAGLEHGFSQFKTELSDQLTGSTTGMEDQLRAQTSPVFDQLLTGMEKIQQGQVGLQQGIDQLYEGSIDLNRGALELTTGMNQLSTGAGQIQEGTGKLSDGSNQVNEGTEKIMVGSDELSSKLADGAKEASSVTADKDTYDMMGEPVTITKDEINSVPNYGTGFAPYFISLGLFVGALLISIVFSLKEPAVRPNSGLQWFLSKFGVIAVVGVIQAILVDVILLVGLKIEVASLPMFFLTSIITSFVFMALVQMLVSMLCDPGRFLAIIILILQLTTSAGTFPLELIPHALQPINTFLPMTYSVQAFKAVISSGDMTYMWQNNVILLTYMIGFMLVTVSYFTMKLKRDKTISTNENVVL; this is encoded by the coding sequence ATGAAAGGTTCGTCATTTAAAGCAGAAATTAAACAGATCCTTTCCAATCGTAAAGTACTCATTCCAATACTGGCTGTGGCATTTGTACCGGTTTTGTATGCTGGAATGTTTTTATGGGCGTTTTGGAATCCATATGACATGATGTCTGATTTACCGGTTGCGATCGTGAATGAAGATAAAGGTGCAGAATCTGATGGAAAACAGCTGCAGCTTGGACAAGATCTGGTGGACAATTTAACGGAAAGTAACACCTTTAAGTTTAGTTCTGTATCGAAAGAAGAAGGATATTCAGGGCTAGAAAATCAAGACTACTACATTTTGGTTGAAATTCCAGAGAACTTTTCTTCAAATGCAACAACATTACTGGATGATAAACCAGAAAAATTACAGATTAAATATGTACCAAATGAAGGTTCTAACTTCCTTTCAGGTCAAATTGGAGAAACAGCCATGAAGGAAATTAGAGCGGAAATTTCAAAGAAAATCATCTCTACGTATGCTGAAACGATGTTTGAAAACGTAACGGATATGGCAGATGGACTAGAACAGGCAAGTGATGGAGCAGGGCAATTGAATGATGGTGCAATTGTGCTTTCAAACGGAACAAAAGCACTGAAAGAAAACCTGGAACTACTTGCATCAAAGTCGATTGAATTTAACGAAGGAATGACTGAAGCTACAAAAGGGTCTGCAGATTTATCAACAGGGACTGATGCTGTTAAAAAGGGACTTGGGGAAATTGATTCAAAGCTTCCAGCACTCGTACAAGGGACTCAAGATGCAACAGATGGAATTCAGCAAATGAAGGTACAATTGCCAAAGCAAATTGCAGAGAGTATGTCTAAGCGGTTATCCGGCAGCGTGAACCAATTGAATGCAGGAGTAGATCAATTTCAAACGAAACTAGGTGATGGCCTTTCAACAGGATTAACGGAAGGAATTTCGTCAGGTTTATCTGAGCAGTTAGCTACTCAACTAATTGCACAGGAAACAGCTAAAATGCAGTCATTAGCACAAACATTACTTCAAAATGGAGTACCTGATGCAACGGTTCAACAAATTATGAGTGAAATGGGGCAAACAGCACCGACAAAGGACCAATTGCAAAAACAACTGCAGCAACAACTCATGACCAATTTACAGCCACAAATTCAGCAGGGAATAGATGCAGGTTTAGAACATGGCTTTTCTCAATTTAAGACAGAGCTTAGTGATCAACTAACTGGGTCAACAACTGGTATGGAAGATCAATTACGAGCACAAACATCACCAGTATTTGATCAATTACTAACAGGTATGGAGAAAATCCAGCAAGGTCAAGTTGGGCTGCAACAAGGAATTGACCAACTTTATGAAGGATCAATTGACTTAAACCGCGGAGCACTCGAGTTAACAACAGGCATGAACCAGTTATCTACAGGTGCTGGTCAGATACAAGAAGGAACAGGAAAACTATCTGATGGTTCCAATCAAGTAAATGAAGGTACAGAGAAAATAATGGTCGGTTCAGACGAGCTTTCTAGTAAATTAGCAGATGGTGCTAAGGAAGCAAGTAGTGTTACGGCTGATAAAGATACGTATGATATGATGGGAGAACCGGTCACCATTACGAAAGATGAGATTAATTCAGTACCAAACTATGGGACAGGATTTGCACCATATTTCATTTCATTAGGTTTATTCGTTGGGGCATTACTCATTTCCATTGTGTTTTCGTTAAAAGAACCAGCGGTGAGACCGAACAGTGGATTGCAATGGTTTTTGAGTAAATTTGGAGTGATTGCCGTTGTCGGTGTAATTCAAGCAATCTTGGTAGATGTCATCTTGCTTGTCGGATTGAAAATTGAGGTAGCGAGTCTTCCGATGTTCTTCTTAACATCAATCATTACAAGCTTTGTATTCATGGCACTCGTTCAAATGCTTGTTTCCATGTTATGCGATCCTGGGCGATTCTTGGCTATCATTATATTAATCTTACAATTAACGACAAGTGCAGGTACGTTCCCACTTGAACTAATTCCACATGCATTACAGCCAATTAATACGTTCTTGCCAATGACGTATTCTGTGCAGGCGTTTAAGGCAGTCATTTCTAGTGGAGACATGACATATATGTGGCAAAATAACGTAATTTTGTTAACGTATATGATTGGCTTTATGCTCGTTACAGTAAGTTATTTTACGATGAAATTAAAAAGAGATAAAACGATATCCACTAATGAAAATGTAGTGTTATAA
- a CDS encoding VOC family protein, whose protein sequence is MKLGAFSISLNVKDIQASRDFYSKLGFNDFGGDITNNWLIMKNENCVIGLFQGMFEKNILTFNPGWNENAENLDSFTDVRDIQKQLKQQGIPIQTEAKESTEGPAYITIEDPDGNSILIDQHR, encoded by the coding sequence ATGAAACTAGGTGCATTTTCTATTAGTCTAAATGTAAAAGACATTCAAGCTTCAAGAGATTTTTATTCAAAACTAGGATTCAATGATTTTGGCGGTGATATAACAAACAACTGGTTGATCATGAAAAATGAGAATTGTGTAATAGGGCTATTTCAAGGTATGTTTGAAAAAAACATCTTAACTTTTAATCCTGGTTGGAATGAGAATGCAGAAAACCTTGATTCCTTTACAGATGTACGAGATATACAGAAGCAGTTGAAACAACAAGGCATACCCATACAAACTGAAGCAAAGGAATCTACTGAAGGACCTGCCTACATAACGATTGAAGATCCCGACGGCAATTCCATTCTTATTGACCAGCATAGATAG
- a CDS encoding alpha/beta fold hydrolase gives MSTIEGLIPVTGGNVWYQLHENKSGKTPVIVLHGGPGSSHYSMQGLNALSEDRTVILYDQLGCGKSDRPDDDSLWNINRFVEELGKIREALGLEEFHILGHSWGTTLAAAYYLAKPEGVKSIIFSSPCLSAPLWAEDQVRNRELLPEDVQQTLKRCEDNGTTDSEEYKEATKIFNQHFVCRLSPYPEFFKEGKKYQNPHVYNIMWGPSEFHVTGNLKSFDCTGELNTINIPTLYTCGRYDEATPASTEYFHTLTPNSKFHVFEQSAHMPYIEETQEYVRVIREFLNEQ, from the coding sequence ATGTCAACAATAGAAGGATTGATTCCTGTCACAGGTGGGAACGTTTGGTATCAATTACACGAAAATAAGTCTGGAAAAACACCTGTTATCGTCTTGCACGGAGGCCCTGGGTCTTCTCATTATTCCATGCAAGGGTTAAACGCACTTTCTGAAGATCGAACTGTCATTCTATACGATCAATTAGGATGCGGGAAGTCTGATCGTCCTGACGATGATTCGTTGTGGAACATCAATCGGTTTGTTGAAGAGCTAGGAAAAATACGTGAAGCTTTAGGACTTGAGGAGTTTCATATACTTGGCCATTCATGGGGAACGACACTTGCAGCTGCCTATTATTTAGCCAAGCCAGAAGGAGTGAAGAGTATCATTTTCTCAAGCCCCTGCTTAAGTGCCCCTCTTTGGGCAGAAGATCAAGTGCGTAATCGAGAGCTGCTTCCTGAGGATGTGCAGCAAACGTTAAAGAGATGTGAAGATAATGGTACAACTGATTCTGAAGAATATAAGGAAGCGACGAAGATTTTTAATCAACACTTCGTTTGCCGACTAAGTCCTTATCCGGAGTTCTTTAAAGAAGGAAAGAAGTATCAAAATCCACATGTTTATAACATCATGTGGGGACCTTCTGAATTTCATGTCACAGGGAATTTGAAAAGCTTTGACTGCACAGGAGAGTTAAACACAATCAACATACCAACACTTTATACATGTGGTCGCTATGATGAAGCAACTCCAGCTTCAACTGAGTATTTTCATACACTCACACCAAACAGCAAATTCCATGTGTTTGAACAAAGTGCCCATATGCCTTATATTGAAGAAACACAAGAGTATGTCAGGGTTATAAGAGAGTTTTTAAACGAACAGTAA